AAAGCAAAAGTATTTAATTCGGAAGAAAAAGCAATGGCTGCGATCCTTGGCAAGAAAATAAAACCCGGCGATGTTGTCGTAATTAATTTTGAAGGCCCGAAAGGCGGTCCCGGCATGAGAGAAATGTTAGGCCCGACAAGTACAATCCAGGGCATGGGCCTGGCAGATTCCGTGGCGCTTATTACCGATGGAAGATTTTCCGGAGGTACCCGCGGCCCCTGTATCGGGCATATCAGTCCGGAAGCGGCATCCGGGGGAGAAATTTCTATAATCAGGGATGGAGATACTATTAACATTGATATTCCTAAAAGACAACTCAATGTAAGACTGAC
This window of the Elusimicrobiota bacterium genome carries:
- a CDS encoding dihydroxy-acid dehydratase; protein product: KAKVFNSEEKAMAAILGKKIKPGDVVVINFEGPKGGPGMREMLGPTSTIQGMGLADSVALITDGRFSGGTRGPCIGHISPEAASGGEISIIRDGDTINIDIPKRQLNVRLTDTEIGTRMAKWEKPPEKFQIGYLSRYAKMVTSASKGAVLR